CGAGTGGTAGCAGAATATTTCTGGCAAAAGGAATCCCCAGCAGCAGAAGCACTTGTCCCTCCTTGCTCGTATGATGTAGAAGCCTGGAAATCAAATCTAGCCTTTTTCTGGACAGAAGGAGAATTACTGTCAATAGGAATAGAATACTGACTCGCACCAGGAGCACCCACCACCACACGTTCAACTTCATAGTAGAAATCATAAAATTGTTCTCCCAACATTCCCTCAGCAGACGgtgggattttatccacttcccTGCACCCCAGAAGTATACGAGCATATTCAGGTTTATGCAGAGTAGCTTTATCCACCTCCAAAGTGACCCCCACCAGCGCCCCAGCATATGAAACATGTTGCACACATCGTTTCTCCAAGGGGACATTGCGAACACGAACCCAAGCTTTCTGCAGATCAGCTTTGGCACCCACTGATGCAGACCAAGGAGAAATAGACACCACGACTGAATCATTCAGAATAGGAAGTCTCCTACCATAGCAGCAAGCTCTTTCAACTTCATGAGCATTAGGAAATCTCATCACAAACTGCGTGGGACTGATTTGGCGTGCAGTGCATCGCCATTTTTTAGGTTTTTGAGCAAAAAAGCCATTGAACTCAGTCTCAATTTCTTTCACAGATGCCACACCCTCCACCAAGGTAATCACCACAGTATTAGTTTTCTCATTGGCCTGTTTATCCGCACAACAATCAGGGATGAAGAAGAAGCCCTGCCCAGGGGACTGGAAACCGCACATGAATGGAACACATTCCCAAGACTGAGGAATCTGACATAACTGCGCCATGTGCCCAAGTTTACCGCATTTCTCACATCGAATGGTAGGACAGCGAGGAGCAAAATGACCTGGAAGGTTGCAGTTGAGGCAGCGCTCCTCCCCGCCCTTGCTGACAGGAGCAGGCGGAGCTGGTGGGGGAGCCAGATCCCCGTCCTTCGCCGCCGTCTTGCCCGTGTGGGTAGGCCACTGGTCCCTGGAGCCCCCGCCTTGCATCTTCGCCGCCGCATCCCATCTGCTTCCCGACGCCGCACCTCCAGATCTGGCACcaccgggcggcggcgggaggttCGTGCGCTGCCACACCAGGTTGCGCCCCTGGTTGGATGGGGCTTGGGCGCTCCCCCCTCTGATGCTGCCACGGCCCGCGCCCTCGCGACCCCCGAACTTGCTGCCGCCCCGATCCGCCATCTTGTCGGCTTGAGACGCAGCCGAGCCGCCCGCCACCTGTGCGAAGGACCGCGCCTCCCCGGCGACCTTCCCTGGCCACCACTGGAACGAATCAGAAGGTGGAATGGGGCAAACCCTAGATCTGGACCAGAGGTGGGAGAAGAAATGTTGAAGATGCGAATCGCCCGCTCCCTGGGATGGGGGATCCGCACGCGGCCTCTTATCCTCCCCATGCCCATTGCTGGGTCCCTCATGGCGGTCAGATGTCCATGGATCTggccctctctcccccgcactcTTGCCAGGTGGAGCGCACCGAGAGGCGGTCTGCCGCCATGCCCCACACCCATGCAAACTGGACCCAGGAGCAGTCGAGGGCATGCATGGCTGTGGAAGCCGCCGGTCAACCCTGACCAGGTGACATGGAAAGGAGAGGGCATCGCCGTCGTACACGCCCTCCCCTTCCCGGAGGGCCCGCGCATCCACCGTCCGCCCGCCGGCGTCGAGCAGCACCAGACGAAGCGCCTCGTGTCGGAGGAGCAGGATCCCTGACTGGAATGAGATCGAACGACGGGATCGAAAATCCAGGGCAAACGAGGCCTCCCATCTCGTGTCGTCGGGATCACCCGAGTCGCCCTCCCTCCTCGACGGGCGCTCGCTACGCGCGCCGAAACCCACactcgccgccgcgccgcgcaCGGTGCCCGCGGTTGACGTCGCGCTCGCCACGCCAGGCGCCATCAAAAATCGGATTGCCAGGCTCCAGACATGTGTTTGCTATAAACCAGATAATTTTAGCTATAGTGCAGAAAAGAACGTGTCATGAATTTTCAGTTACTTTGATAGGTACTTCTTCCTTGAGATTTACAGTTTGTAAGCAAGACATATTGAGTTATATTTAACGCATGTCCTGCAATGTAACTTGAAGACAGCAAGGTATGCCTTTGTTGGGAACATTTTTGTGTTCCTTGTATTGGTATTAGTTGAAGTCTCTTCAATGAGTCTGCTTTACTTCCGTCCAAATTGCGTGATGCTATCAGTTGAAGGTACTAGATGCCATTGCCTGGTATTTAAATTAGTACACCATTTGACGCGAAACACTTCTGAATCTGCACTTCAGTTGGTAGAGTTTGACAGATCATAGTGCTGTAAGACTGAAGAAATAGAACAATCAGAGATTGTGATAGTAGCAAAGCAATAGAATTTTAGATAATGAGCAAAGCAGTGCGTAGGCTAGACTAGACCAAAATCAGTTGCTACCATAATTGGGAATCTTGTATGAAAGAGGAACACAAAGCCATGAATGAACGAGTAGCAGCAAACTCTGTAGATCAGGCAACCTGCACCAGCGAGGATGTGGCTGCAAACAAGGAATCAAGCAAGCATGCATCAGGGCCAATCCTTTGCCTGTTAACACACAACCAATACTGATATTCTGATTTACTAGAAGGTACGGATACAAGAAATAAATTGATGGGTCGTACTCACATAATCAGCAGTCTCCATTTCGAAATGCAAATCGACCGCCCTGGATGTCAAACGTGACGCCGACCGACCGTGTCATCGAGTTCCCTAGTATCTGAACACCGCTTGTTAGACCAGAATCCCTCATGAAGTAGCTGCACACTCCAAAGTCCTTATCAATAAGGAGTGAGCTCCGGGGTGGTAGTGTGAGTGTAACACCCATGTCGAACTTGAGCTCCACGGCTGGCAAAGCGGTCCAATTGTTAAACGGTTGAAAGAGGTCGTTCTCAAAGCACATATATTCTGATCCCTTGAGATTATTACGATTATACTTCAGAGGTTTCATTGCCTCGGTGATCACCATGTCAAGTTGGTCGAAGGTATGTGCCAGCAGAAGTGTCCATTTAGCCCCAGTGTCTACAATCATTTCTGCGGGGGTTGTGACCAACGCGACGCCATTGACAACCACCTCATCCAGCTTCAGTGCATACGTTGATCGTCGAAAAGCCAGGAACAAGGGAGTATAGGTAGCGGAGCTGACACGACTATAATTCCCGATGGACAAGTAGCCTGCCTTCCTTTTGTCACTTGGAAAGCAGTAGCTGAAGGCCTTGTAGCCGACCAGTGGGCCTACTTGTTCAAAGAAGGAGAATGGCTCGTCAGCGAATCCCAATATGCCAGCTTCGTACTGGTTGTACTCTGTGTCCAAGTTGCAGCCGAAGAGGAAACTAGGGAAGCTGTATCCCTTGGCATACTGGCCGATTGCGAGCCTGTCCCTCACCAGCTTGCCGGTGGAATATGTAGATGATCCTCCGAACGTCATGGTGTAAAGGCAATTGTTCTCTTCCTCCAAG
This genomic window from Aegilops tauschii subsp. strangulata cultivar AL8/78 chromosome 4, Aet v6.0, whole genome shotgun sequence contains:
- the LOC109738231 gene encoding aspartyl protease family protein At5g10770-like, whose amino-acid sequence is MDFAIVLLLLILAPRMSSCTGCPSSTFDHVVNSDGALEFPLFQKDHPCVQQHYLVYRRSAGNIVQKDVPLPIDLIRDDSINNFLFLMPIKLGTPPVWNLVAVDTGASLSFVQCEPCTLRCHKQSDAGEIFDPSKSSSLTRVRCSEKFCDLIHRALRLQTKACLEEENNCLYTMTFGGSSTYSTGKLVRDRLAIGQYAKGYSFPSFLFGCNLDTEYNQYEAGILGFADEPFSFFEQVGPLVGYKAFSYCFPSDKRKAGYLSIGNYSRVSSATYTPLFLAFRRSTYALKLDEVVVNGVALVTTPAEMIVDTGAKWTLLLAHTFDQLDMVITEAMKPLKYNRNNLKGSEYMCFENDLFQPFNNWTALPAVELKFDMGVTLTLPPRSSLLIDKDFGVCSYFMRDSGLTSGVQILGNSMTRSVGVTFDIQGGRFAFRNGDC